Genomic window (Acinonyx jubatus isolate Ajub_Pintada_27869175 chromosome B1, VMU_Ajub_asm_v1.0, whole genome shotgun sequence):
attttatccattttccctTTGCTTGAAACCATAATGTTTCTATCAAAAGAGgctttttcagggtgcctgggtggctcagtcagttacgcacctgattcttgatttctgctcagatcatgatctcatggtttgtgggttcaagccccacactaactgtgtggagcctgcttggggttctctctccctctccctcgctttctgcccctcctgtgcacactctctctctttctctcaaaataaataacattttaaaaaacaattcttaaagtggttttttcaagaaaatacCCACTGCCCTTGCCAAGACAGTTGCCCTTGCCCAGAGTGAAAGAACAATCAAATGTTTTCTGTGAGcctgacagagaaaggaaagaatttgtCTGAACATGCCAtgtatccctctttctcccctACTTCCTACTTCTACCTTCCAAATCCGATCCCCATCTATGTTAAAGGCTGCTTTAAACCCCCTTTAATTCCAACATCTGAGTCATCTCATAGCTGACCCCTATTGATTCTCTTCCCCTTGAAAGTGACTgatatttttctggttctttgtaTGTCAAGTAATTTGGGGCTGTATCTTGGAGCTCGTGAATGTTGTAAAGACTctggattttattatatttctcctAAGAGTGTGGCCagttttgttttagagacagtAATCATTTAGCAGATAGTTAATTTGGCTAGATTCAAACTACAAACTTTGTCTCACCTGCAGTGGGGGGCAGCTCAAATATCAGCTCCGTTCTTTTCTCTTTAGCTGCACTGCTTGCAGTCTGACACTATGCATGGCTCAGGAGGCAGCCTGAGTCGTGGCGAAATTTATACACAACATTTTGGACTCCCTTCTCTAGCTCTTTCCTTTCTAGGATTTCTCCATCATGCTTGTTCTGCGTGCCCCCTCTTTGCCCCAAAGTTATTCTTCATATCAGAAAGATGGCTAACTTCCTACTGGTGTTTTAGCTGCTATGTACCCTGAAATGACTGTGTCCACTCAGGGAAAAGCTTCAAATCAACAGGAAGCTCACCCTGTCATTGTCTGTCCCTCCAAGTTTCAACTCTTCTACAAAAACCTACTGCTTTGCCCACTCTTTATAGGtcgttttttatattttttccagagtTTACAACTGTTGTCTGCAGTAGGTTTGATCTATCAGTTTGCTATGCTATACCAGAAGCATACTTCTCCATATAGATCTCCATTTCAGTTATCTGTTGCAACAACCcaaaatttggtggcttaaaataacaactaTTTGTTCACAACTTTGCAACTTGGGCTGGACTTAACTGGGTGGTTCTTCTCCATGCAGTGTTGGATGCAGCCATCTGGAAGCTTGAATGGGGTGGAAAATCCAAAATAGCTCCACTCACATGCCTGACACCTCAGATGGAATGGCTGAAACAGCTTTGGGGCTGATCAGATGGcttgctttttgctttctttctagcAAGATAGCTGGACCTGTTTATGTTGTGGCTTAACGTTTCAAATGGAAGTATTCCAAGAGCACAAGCCCCAATACACAAATACTTATAAAGCCTCTGTTTGCATCACACTTGTTAATGTACCATTGGTGAAACAAATCACATATCTAAGCTGAGAGTCAACATGGGAAGGAACTGCACAAGAATGACTCAAGCCGTTGAGTTGAGGCTACCAATGTAATAGTCTACCATAATCTCTCAGGTACCTCTCCTCCATTCAAGTTATAGGTTACCTCTCCCCGCTCTTCTACCTCAagtatctttctctttcatttgttccttcctcaacctctctctctctctccctctattgaTTCTTTCCATCAGTATGTAGGTGATCTCCATATCTTGctcttaaaataacacaaaacttGACTTTGACCTAGTACCCTATCTCTCTGTTAACTCTCACAATCAAACTTCTTAAACAGTTGTCCCATTCAACTGTTTCCAATTCTCCATCTTGTGATTATTTGACTCCATAAGTGATATGGCTTCATGCACACAACTGCATTGGATTGCTCTCACCAAGTTCACTCACACCTTTTTATTGTTAACTATAACAGCTGTGGCTCAGTTCTTTGATTAACTCTCAATAGCATTGAGCAGTGTAGACCAATCCCTTCTTGAAACACTCTCTTCCTTGTACCCACCTTACTTTATCTTCTTCCCTTGACAGTACAGTTCCTTGCTGCTCCATTTATTCCATGTcagttttttaaagtgttgtccttcctgaggttttatcttgagctcccttctttttttgctttaacATTATTTCTTGTCATCTCATCCTTTTCGGTGCCTTTAGTTACCATCTATATGCCGTTACCTCCTGAACCTAAATCTTTGGCGCAGATCTCTCTCCCTTAGCTTCAGAAGTATACATCCAGTTACCTACTCGACATTTCTGCTTGCTTATCTCACAGGTAACCCAAAATGAAGTTGTTTCCACTCTCCCCAAAACTATCTCTCTTCTTGTGATATCTCTCTTCATGACCGACACCATCAATGGCTCTCGGCTATCCTCTTACCTCCCTTTTACCCACTCCCACCTCCATCCAACCGACAGTGCTCCGTCCCCAAGTAGATCAGCCATCAATGATCTCATTCAGGTTTGTGCCAGGATATCATCTGATTTCCCTGAATACACTGTCAGGTTTCCTGCCATACCCCATCCACATCCCAATCCTTCaggcacatatatacataagctATTTATCACAGACAATCCAGAATGATCTTTCTATATGAAATGTATCCACTCATTTTAAATCCTTCAGTGGGTCCCCAACATCTGTAGAATAAAATCTCAACTCCTTACTTGGGTGACAAGGTCCTTACTGATCTGGCACCTACTGCTCAAACTTCCTTTCTTGGCTCTCTTCAACTTCCTCTCAAATCCTCCCCCTTCACTCACTTCCCCTCTTCTGCTTTTTCAATTACACACAATCTCAGTCACCCTGGCACAGGAAATTCAACATGTTATCTCTGAAGTTAGACTAATTGGCTGTTCTGTCACTCCCTTAGATGTGTGACCTCGAGCAATTTACaagacctctctgtgcttcagtttcttatctgtaaaaccaGAATTGtaatagtatctacttcataAAGCTGCTGTGAGAATAAACAGGTAATGTATGCAAACTCCTTGGCCTAGTGCCTAGCACCTAACAAACACTCAATTAACATTatagctttggggcacctggatggctcagtcggttaagcatctgactcttgatttgggctcatgtcatgatctcacagtcatgagattgagcctccggttgggctctgcgctgagtgtggagactgcttgggattctctctctccctctctctgcccctcccccatttgcacacatgctctcttcaaaataaataaacattaaaaaaaaaacatagcttttattattttttttccagccacACTATTTTTAGTTCTTCAGTCTATTCATCTCCTTCCTTCTGAGTCATTTGTGAGCTGCTCCCTCAGCCTAGAACATTCTCCTTCCTCCAACATCCTCCTCACAATCTCCCCTTCCACCACCACCGCCTAGCCAACCCATACACATACTTCAAGTGTTAGTTTAGACATCATTTTCCACTGGAGGTCTCCCTTCCAAACTACTGTATTTCTTTCTATCTATAGTATCTGTCACACTGAAGCATCATCTCCTGTTTATTTCTTAGCATCTCCACTAGATTGGAAATTCTCTGAGTGATTTGGgtgatatctttctttctcactctcttcctgtaatggactgaattatgtctccccaaaatacatatgttgaagtcctaacactCAATAACTCAGAATTTGAagacaaattccttaaaaaaggGAATTAAGTCAAAAGGTCATTAGAgcgggccctaatccaatataactaATGTCCGAAATTTGGACATAGACATGTATGTGTATAGAAGAAAGATTGTGTGAAGACAGAGAAGACTGCTATCTATGTCTTTTAAGCTAAGGAGAAAGGCCTCAGGAGACATCAACCTTGCCAACATCATAGAtttctccagaactatgagacaatgccacccagtgtgtggcactttgttatggtggtcctagcaaactaatatactTCCTCATGTTGCATCTAGCAACATGCCTTGCAAACAATAAAAGCTCAAAACTATTTGCTGCATGAAAACAAATCATCCCATTTTCTCCAATCCTATTAGAAAACGCCCCAATGAGTTGGAATAACAGTAATAAGCTAAGCCTTTTTTTCCAGACCAAAGGTACCACAGAAATGTGAGATTAAACCAAAATCGAAATCTAAACACCAAGTTTCAAACACTTGCAAAtcacttccctttttttccctttcagaaacagaaggtaggaaatctttttttttgttttaatgtttatttatttttgagagagacagagacagaatgcaagtgggttaggggcagagagacagggagacacagaatccgaagcaggctccagtctgcgagccgtcagcacagagcccgatgcggggctcaaactcacagagctgtgagatcatgacctgagctgaagtcagatgctcaaccaactgagccacccaggtgccccagaaggtaGGAAATCTTAAAAGTTGTTTATAAACAGCTGAAGCAAAAGAGAATATTTACAGTATCTATATTCCAAGCAACTTTGCTTTTGATTGATTTCAACCCTGTTATTTAATTAATGGGGGTGTGCATTTGAAAAAGTCACCAAAAGTGCTCAGGATGCCTGCAACCGGCATCCAAAAGCCCCAAGTCCTTCAGGCCCCCAGAGGTCGCAGGGAAATAGTGGGGGACAAAGAAACAGTCCAAAAGATTCTCTTGCTAGGAAACACCTTTCATTCCCTCCTTAACTTTCTCTTGATGGGCTAAGATAACCCAAAGCAGAGAGCCAAATGAAATGATTCTTCTATCTTTAGTTTGCTACTATATCAGTATGTAAAGTTTATTTGATCTTTTCCTCAATCAAAAAATGAGGCTCCCTAAGATATAAAGAGTCCATTTGAATATAATATCTGCTGAAAAATTACCAGAATGAATGGAAACTCCAAATCTGCAATGAAACAGTTTTATACTGCTTTGCATGTAGTTTAAAATCTTCAATCATCTAAAATTTCTGTAAAGACAACATTgaagaaaatggtttaaaaaagagtaaatgtgtggggctcctgggtggctcaaccggttgggcatctgacttcggctcaggtcacgatctcgaagttcatgagttcgagcctctcgtcaggctctgtgctgacagctcagagcctagagcctgattcagattgtgtctccctgtctctctgcccctccccccacctcgtgctctgtctctgtttcgctctcagaaataaataaacattaaaaaaaaaagagtaaatatgcAAGATTGATTTCTAGACAACACAGCAATCTTATTCAGGTTTCCTAACattgcaaatttaaaataatttcagagaactgaaaatattttctctcactagAAACATCAGCTTTCCCTTTTCGTTGTTGTATTGTACGTGTAGTGTGTGTATTGTGAAAACCAGGCCTTTGGTGTCACATATACTttagtttgcttgtttatttattttacacataaaagTTCTTAGTTTATTAATCTTCTCCCGAAAAATCTGCACAATCACCACGGATAAAGTCACTGCAGAATCTTTACTCCTTCTGTGGTCCAATCTCCAGCTCACTTCTTTTTGCCAGGACCCACATTGGCTTTGGCAGTTCTTCTGACTTGCCTCATTCTGTTCTtgtattcttcctttctctgttttcttgacGTCTTTTTCTTCTCATATAGGCTATGTCTTGCAAGTCtatgtttgggtttgtttttctttgcataaTCCAAGGAATCATAAATCAGGCCAAAGCCAGTTGTCTGGCCACCACCAAAATGGGCTCTGAATCCAAATACAAAGATGACATCTGCGATCTTGTACATTCCGGCTAGTTTTTCCCAAATTTCTGACTTAGGTACTGTTGCCTTTCCGGGATGATGAACATCAATGACCATCTGTTTCCGCTGAAGTAGTCGGTTAGTCATGAACTTCTTGCTCCCGATAGTTACTGTGTCGTTTGTGATGGCGGCCGAGCTTCAAGCAGCCAGCGAGGGAAAGAACACGTATACTTTAACTTACACTTTAATGTAGCGGTGTGACTCTGAACAAGTCATCtggcttctctgggccttggtttccttttctgtaaaatgagcataatcTCACCTACTTCATCAGGTTATGAGGTTTAATGAGGTAACTTTTAGAAAATAGCAACATAATACCTAGTGTATAAaggacatttaagaaatattaatctCCTCTCCCCGCTTTCCttccagaggaaggaaaaataaagacaaccaGAAAGTCCcttctcaaactcacaaagaATTCCGGTTATATTACCTGGCTTTGTGTTCCTGCAGCCTGCACACAGAAGAGTATCACACAGCAACAGATTAGTGTGTAGTAGGTAAGAGTATGGCCTTAGCGATGACGATGATCATAGTTGAGGCACATTAGCAAAATCTCAcactttaaaattctgttttcagcGATTCAGGAAGTCAACCTCCTCACACAATGCCTGGTAAATACTAGTGCTATTCAAATAACAGTCCACTTTACTAATTTAGTATCCACTGAAAAGCCACTTCATACATGTCACTAACAGGAAACAAATATCTATCTTTACGTGCTGAGACGGAAACACTAAACATTTGTCCcgtttgatgaaaaacattacgCTGGAGTCCACGGTCTCCATCTTACTGATAGAGGAACAGCGCCGCTCAGCGGGCTGGTTGAGAACTGCACCTCTAAATGCAAGTGTGGTTTGGGAGCGTGTAAACGCTGTAAGGCCAAGTATTTTAGCTACTGCGGAGCAAGTCAGTTTCTTAAAGTTTCTGGATAGCTCGCAGTCCTAAAGCATTGAGATGGACATAGCACCCTGCCCGAACCTTATTGCTTACTCCTAGGGAGTGGCCCCCTAGCAGTGTAGGGGATGTGGTGTGgagtggaagaggaaggaggaaggggtgaTAAGGTGGAGAAGAGTTCATACCACAGAGTATATCCTAGGGAGAGCTCTAAGTCTGTTTGGGAGAAATACTTTGATGAGCTACTTGGAGAGGAGGGTAGGGCATCAAGGTCCtgctcaggcaacaagagatgtaaGCTGAATGGATATGCATGAAAAACGAAGGTTTTTTGCTcctaaaaaggagagaaaagtggaaaagaggaagagggctGAGTCAGTAGGACAGCAGGAAGCCCTACCTTCCCCAAATCCTCAGACAATCCTATAGAATCCGCAAGCACCTGGCATAAATTGGTTTCCTGTAGAAATCAGCGAAGGCAGAAGGGCAAGAAGACTTGAGCTAACGTCTGGGTTCCTTTTGAAAGCCGCGTCTTTTCCTGGCTTTGGAGGGGTGAGTGATGGTAAGAAGCAACAAACCACTTCCTCAGTCTCTCTGACTAGCTTCTCAATCTCTTGCTTCTATGTTTGGTTAATTATGTTATGGACCAGAAGGCAGGCCCTCAAATTCTAGACCGCAGACTGTCCAATGGCATAGAAACAGAGTTGTGAGACAGGTGGGAGGATTATCATCCCATCTTGGGGAGAAACGAATTGAAGTATCATTATGCGATTTGCCAAAACAACACTTTGAGTTCATCATTGGTGCCATCTGAATTTCTGCCAAGGAAAAACATCTAATCAGGGTGATTGCGCAAAGTGTTTTTCACCCACTGTGATGCTGCTGAACTTAATCAAAgagcatttattaagtacttaattACATGCAGTGCTGTGCTGGATACCCACAGAGAGAGCTAT
Coding sequences:
- the LOC128314429 gene encoding 40S ribosomal protein S24-like, translating into MTNRLLQRKQMVIDVHHPGKATVPKSEIWEKLAGMYKIADVIFVFGFRAHFGGGQTTGFGLIYDSLDYAKKNKPKHRLARHSLYEKKKTSRKQRKEEYKNRMRQVRRTAKANVGPGKKK